CCGAGCCGCGCCGGCCGGTGAGCCACTCCTGGACGGGCTCCACGGGATCGGGCAGGGCGGGGACCAGGACCTCCCTGGGGACGGCGTCGCCCGTCTCCTCGCCGTACAGCTGCTGCAGGGCGTGCTCCACGAGGGCGCCGGTGGTGATCTCCTCCACCTTGTCGGTGACCCAGCCGCGCTGGCCGCGCACCCGTCCGCCGCGCACGTGGAAGATCTGCACGGCCGCTTCCAGCTCGTCCTCGGCGACCGCGATCAGATCGGCGTCGGTCGCGTCGGCGAGCACGACCGCGTTCTTCTCCATCGCCTTCTTCAGGGCCCCGATGTCGTCGCGCAGCCGGGCCGCCCGCTCGTACTCCATCTCCTCGGCCGCCTCAGTCATCTGCCTCTCCAGGCGGCGGATGTACGTGTTCGTACGGCCGGTCATGAAGTCGCAGAACTCGTCGGCCAGTTCGCGGTGCTCCTCGGCGGAGACCCGGTCCACGCAAGGAGCCGAGCACTTGCCGATGTAGCCGAGGAGGCAGGGGCGGCCCGTGCGGGCGGCGTTCTTGAAGACGCCCGCGGAGCATGTGCGCACGGGGAAGACGCGCAGCAGGAGGTCGACGGTGTCGCGGATCGCCCACGCGTGCGCGTACGGCCCGAAGTAGCGGACGCCCTTCTTCTTGTGACCGCGCATCACCTGCACGCGCGGGTACTCCTCGTTCATCGTCACCGCGAGGTACGGGTAGCTCTTGTCGTCGCGGTACTTGACGTTGAACCGGGGGTCGTACTCCTTGATCCACGAGTACTCCAGCTGGAGGGCCTCGACCTCCGTGGACACCACCGTCCACTCCACGGACGCGGCCGTGGTGACCATGGAGCGGGTGCGCGGGTGGAGGCCCGCCAGGTCCTGGAAGTAGTTCGCCAGGCGTTGGCGCAGGCTCTTCGCCTTGCCGACGTAGATCACCCGGCGGTGCTCGTCACGGAACCTGTAGACCCCCGGCGAGTCGGGGATCTCACCCGGTTTGGGGCGGTAGCTGGAGGGGTCGGCCATGTCTCACACCCTACTGGCGAGCACCGACAGTCCGACGGGACCGCCGGGCACGATGACGGGCTCGGCGAGGGGCAGTTTCCAACGGCATGCCCCGCCCGGGGTTACGGCACGCCGGGAGCGGGAATGGAGGCTTCCCACGGAGACACGGCGGCGTCCGGCGGGCGGAGGCCGTGTCGGTGCAGGCACAGGTTGTCGGTGCGGACCGGCCGTTTCGGTGCGAAACGGCCGGTCCGCGGGTCGGAGGGCTGCGCAGATGAAGCGGATGCGGATCGAGAAAACCCGGCGGGCCGTCCGTGCCCGCCGGTACGCGGACGAACCGTTCGCGCTGCACGACGCCCTCGACCCGCGCGACCCCGACATAGTGCGGGCCAAGCGCTTGGCCGTCGAGGAACGGGGCGCAGGCGACCGCTCCTAGACAGGACCGGCCTCGGCGGAGGCCGGGCGCGCCGTCAGCAGAGACCGCCCGGGGTGTTACGCCCCGGGCGGTCGCATGTCCGGACGGGCCCGGCCGGGAGTACGTCCCTGTCCGGCATCAGGTGTTGTCGGGACCAGGTCAACACGCTTCAATGCGGGGGAACTCGGGGTCCTGAACGACGGCGTACGGATGTGAAGACCTCCCCTGCGCCGGCGGGACGGTCCCGGGCGGCCCGCGCGAACGGTCTGACCAGCCGTCGCCGACTCACAGAGAGGCCCCTGCATGCCGCACGCCCCACAGCACGCGGACGTCGCCACGGCGGAACTGGACTCGGTTCTGCGCGGCGGCCCCTTCCACGTCGCCCTGCGTGCCGCGATCGCCGCCCGCGGGCTGCCGCTGCAACGCGTGCAACACCATCTGTCCCGCCACGGGGTGAAGGTCGGCGTCACCAGCCTGAGTTACTGGCAGCAGGGGGCCAGGCGCCCGCAGCGCCCCGAGTCGCTGCGGGCCGTGCGCGCGCTGGAGGAGATCCTGGAGCTTCCCGAGGAGTCGCTGATCCGGCTGCTCGCCGAATCCGGCGAAGGCCCGTCCGGGCAGCGGTCCGCGGCCCGCTCCTACCGCTCGCTCGTCGAGGCCTCCGGGGTGCTGGACCAGCTGCTGGCCGAGCTGGGCTGCCCGCCGGACGGCGGTCTGCACAGCCTCGGGCACCACGAGCGGCTGCGGATCGGGGCACGGCGCGAGCTGTCCGAACGGGAGTCGCACCACATCGTGCGCGCCCACCGGGACGGCGTGGACCGCTTCGTGGCCGTCCACCACGGCGACCGGGGAGCCGTACCGGAGCGCATGAGGGTGCACGCGCTGGAGAACTGCCGTACGGGACGCGTCCGTTGGCACCACGACACGGGAGTGCTCGCGGCCGAGCTGCTCTTCGACACCCGGCTACGGGCCGGCGACACCTTCCTGTTCCGCGTCGGCGTCGAGGACGGCACGGCCGGTGTGTCACACGAGTACCTCCGCGGCTTCGACTCCCCCGGCGGCCAGTACGCGCTCCAGGTGTGCTTCGACGCGGCGGCCCTGCCGGTGCGCTGCCACCGTTTCGCCCAGCACTCGGCGGCGGCCCCGCGCACCGGCGGCCAGGAGCTGGCACTGAGCGGACGGCACCGGTCGGTGCACCTGGTCGAGCCGCGGGTGCGGACCGGGTTCGTGGGAATCGGCTGGGACTGGGAGTAGCGCGAGCATCGGCTCGCCCGCCGCCGGACCGACGGCTAGACCGCTTGGGCCCGTGAACGCGATCGGACGTAAACGCTTGCGCAAGCGTTTACGTCCGGCGCCGGATGCGATACGTTCCCCGCCCAAGAGGAGGAGGGAACACCATGGCGACCATGGCCGACGTCGCACGGAGCGCCGGTGTCTCCGTGGCGACCGTCTCGCACGTGCTGAACGGCACCCGGCCGGTGCTGCCGCACACCCGCCAGGCGGTCCTGGACGCCGTGGAGGAGCTCGGCTACACCACGAACACGCTGGCCCGCTCCCTGGTGACGGCCCGCACCCGGTCCATCGGGCTGGCGGTGTCGGCGATCAGCAACCCGTACTTCACGGAGATCCTCCAGGGCGTCGAGGCCAGTGCCCTGGAGCACGGCTACAGCCTCCTGATCGCCGATCCGCACGACGACCCGGAGCACGAGCGCAAGGTCGTCCAGATGCTGCACGAACGCCGGGTGGACGGCGTGATCGTCGCGCCGTCCGCCGATCCGCGCGGACTGCTCGCCTACCTGGGGCGGCACGACGTACCGGCCGTGTTCCTCGACCGGCTGGTGGACGCCCCGGACGGCGGACCGCGCTTCGACCAGGTCTGCGCCGACAGCGCCGAACCGACGTCCCGGCTGGTCACCCACCTCGCCGGTCTCGGTCACCGGCGGATCGGGCTGGTAGCGGGACGGCCGGGACTCAGCACCACGAGCGAACGGATCACCGGCTACCGGACCGGCCTCGCGTTCGGCGGGCTGCCGTACGACGAACGGCTCCTGGTGCACGGCGACTCGGAGTCGGCCGGCGCCGAACAGGCCACCGCAGCCCTGCTGTCCCTCGCCGTGCCGCCCACCGCGCTGGTCACCGGCAACA
This region of Streptomyces caelestis genomic DNA includes:
- a CDS encoding LacI family DNA-binding transcriptional regulator, with translation MATMADVARSAGVSVATVSHVLNGTRPVLPHTRQAVLDAVEELGYTTNTLARSLVTARTRSIGLAVSAISNPYFTEILQGVEASALEHGYSLLIADPHDDPEHERKVVQMLHERRVDGVIVAPSADPRGLLAYLGRHDVPAVFLDRLVDAPDGGPRFDQVCADSAEPTSRLVTHLAGLGHRRIGLVAGRPGLSTTSERITGYRTGLAFGGLPYDERLLVHGDSESAGAEQATAALLSLAVPPTALVTGNNAMTIGALRALRAHGLSVPGDIALCCFDDFAWADLFSPRLTAIAQPSRDIGAEAVRVLLERLDEPDRPAQTLRLPCTFVHRTSCGCPEEPARPEASGQSVRLEQLDQPEQSAQSEKGTVA